The Symphalangus syndactylus isolate Jambi chromosome 16, NHGRI_mSymSyn1-v2.1_pri, whole genome shotgun sequence genome has a window encoding:
- the RHOH gene encoding rho-related GTP-binding protein RhoH, translating to MLSSIKCVLVGDSAVGKTSLLVRFTSETFPEAYKPTVYENTGVDVFMDGIQISLGLWDTAGNDAFRSIRPLSYQQADVVLMCYSVANHNSFLNLKNKWIGEIRSNLPCTPVLVVATQTDQREMGPHRASCINAMEGKKLAQDVRAKGYLECSALSNRGVQQVFECAVRTAVNQARRRNRRRLFSINECKIF from the coding sequence ATGCTGAGTTCCATCAAGTGCGTGTTGGTGGGCGACTCTGCTGTGGGGAAAACCTCTCTGTTGGTGCGCTTCACCTCTGAGACCTTCCCGGAGGCCTACAAGCCCACAGTGTACGAGAACACGGGGGTGGATGTCTTCATGGATGGcatccagatcagcctgggcctCTGGGACACAGCCGGCAATGACGCCTTCAGAAGCATCCGGCCCCTGTCCTACCAGCAGGCAGACGTGGTGCTGATGTGCTACTCTGTGGCCAACCATAACTCATTCCTGAACTTGAAGAACAAGTGGATTGGTGAAATCAGGAGCAACTTGCCCTGTACCCCTGTGCTGGTGGTGGCCACCCAGACTGACCAGCGGGAGATGGGGCCCCATAGGGCCTCCTGCATCAACGCCATGGAAGGGAAGAAACTGGCCCAGGATGTCAGAGCCAAGGGCTACCTGGAGTGCTCAGCCCTCAGCAACCGGGGAGTACAGCAGGTGTTTGAGTGCGCCGTCCGAACTGCGGTCAACCAGGCCAGGAGACGAAACAGAAGGAGGCTCTTCTCCATCAATGAGTGCAAGATCTTCTAA